Proteins co-encoded in one Polaromonas vacuolata genomic window:
- a CDS encoding efflux RND transporter permease subunit has translation MNLSAPFVRRPVATILLTVGMALAGIGGFFLLPVAPLPQVDFPVISVSASLPGASPQTMATSVATPLERRLGVISGVNEMTSSSSNGSTRISLQFDLNRKIDAAAREVQAAINASRVDLPASLRSNPTYRKINPADAPVIILALTSKTLSPGQLYDQVSNLLQQKIAQVEGVGDVELGGASLPAVRVELLPFALNQYGVSTEDVRAALQASNANRPKGAIEGQGRRLQIYSGANIANGGLKAADYKNLIVAWRNGAAVRLSDVASVIDGVENTNALGLFNGQPAVIVLVTRQPGANVIQTVDGVRALLPELRSQLPDGVNLDVATDSTNSIRASLHEIEVTLLISIALVVLVVGVFLRNWRATLIPAVATVVSLLGTFAVMYLLGFSLNNLSLMALTVATGFVVDDAIVVLENTTRHIEAGMDRFKAALLGAREVGFTVLSISLSLVAVFIPLLFMSGQIGRLFREFAVTLSVAVMISLLISLTTTPMMCAWLLKNKDQTDADQGVKKAGFLAFVPRYLETGFTRLQRSYEVSLDWALHSRKIVMLCLVAVIGLNVYLYTAVPKGFFPQQDSGRITGGIRADQSISFQAMQGKLKQLVDIIRVDPAVATVVGFTGGGRAGGGFMFITLLPADQRTESGQAVIARLRPLLAKVTGVTLFLNPVQDLRGGGRSSNSTYQYTLKSDSAADLKLWSNRLADQMKRQPALIDVDSDQQENGVETMVTVDKDSAARLGVTSRDVDNALYNAFGQRQVATIYSDINQYHVVMEVAPGFIRSPESLRDIYVPSRPVANSNTTSSAAPNNIVNPALRDQSTGQALGASPNIMVPLSAIATFSESAKPSSVSHQDGELATTVSYNLVEGFTLNDGQAAVAQAEAEIAMPSNVRGSFQGSARTAEQSQSQQPLLILAALIVIYLVLGVLYESLIHPITVISTLPSAGIGALLALLIFKLDFSVIALIGVFLLIGIVKKNAILIIDFAIEAQRARGLSAMEAVREACLLRFRPILMTTLAAALGALPLAIGFGEGAELRRPLGIAIIGGLIASQLLTLLTTPVVYVLMDKLRRPGQSEHDLSRQSQDADQSLSMSSEPSPTP, from the coding sequence GTGAATCTCTCCGCACCATTTGTCCGCCGCCCGGTCGCCACCATACTGCTGACGGTTGGTATGGCGCTGGCCGGCATAGGTGGTTTCTTTTTGCTGCCTGTCGCACCCTTGCCGCAGGTGGATTTTCCGGTGATCTCGGTTAGCGCTTCGCTGCCCGGCGCGAGTCCGCAAACCATGGCCACGAGTGTGGCCACGCCGCTAGAGCGCCGGCTTGGTGTGATCTCCGGTGTCAATGAGATGACGTCTTCGAGCAGCAATGGCTCGACCCGCATCAGTTTGCAGTTTGACCTGAACCGCAAGATAGACGCTGCTGCGCGCGAGGTGCAGGCGGCGATTAACGCCTCCCGCGTTGATCTACCCGCTTCGCTGCGCAGCAATCCGACTTACCGCAAGATCAATCCGGCTGATGCGCCCGTCATTATTTTGGCGCTGACCTCTAAAACCCTCTCGCCCGGCCAACTCTACGATCAAGTCTCCAACCTTTTGCAGCAAAAAATTGCGCAGGTCGAAGGTGTTGGCGATGTGGAATTGGGCGGCGCATCGCTGCCTGCTGTGCGGGTTGAATTATTGCCGTTTGCACTGAATCAATATGGCGTGAGCACGGAAGATGTTCGTGCCGCGCTGCAAGCTTCAAACGCCAATCGCCCCAAGGGCGCAATTGAAGGCCAAGGCCGGCGTCTACAAATCTACTCGGGCGCAAATATCGCCAATGGCGGCCTGAAAGCGGCAGATTATAAAAATTTAATCGTCGCTTGGCGCAATGGCGCCGCCGTGCGTTTGTCCGATGTAGCCAGCGTGATTGACGGGGTAGAAAACACCAACGCACTAGGCCTTTTTAATGGCCAGCCCGCTGTTATCGTGCTGGTCACGCGCCAGCCGGGTGCAAATGTGATTCAAACCGTGGACGGCGTGCGTGCCTTGCTGCCGGAATTGCGCTCGCAACTGCCTGACGGTGTGAATCTTGATGTCGCCACCGACAGCACTAATTCGATACGCGCTTCGCTGCATGAGATTGAAGTCACGCTGCTAATTTCCATCGCTTTAGTGGTGCTAGTTGTTGGTGTTTTCCTGCGCAACTGGCGCGCCACTTTGATACCGGCAGTCGCCACAGTGGTCTCATTGCTAGGCACTTTTGCGGTGATGTATTTACTCGGTTTTAGCCTGAATAATTTAAGCCTGATGGCGCTAACGGTGGCGACTGGTTTTGTCGTCGACGATGCCATCGTGGTGTTGGAAAACACTACTCGCCATATTGAAGCGGGTATGGACCGTTTTAAAGCCGCACTGTTGGGCGCGCGCGAGGTTGGCTTTACCGTGTTGTCGATCAGTTTGTCGCTGGTGGCGGTTTTTATTCCGCTGCTGTTTATGTCCGGTCAGATCGGACGACTGTTTCGCGAGTTCGCCGTCACGCTCTCGGTTGCGGTAATGATTTCGCTGCTGATCTCGCTCACCACCACGCCCATGATGTGCGCTTGGCTGCTCAAAAATAAAGACCAAACCGATGCCGACCAAGGCGTAAAAAAAGCCGGCTTTTTGGCCTTTGTGCCGCGCTATTTAGAAACCGGTTTTACGCGTTTGCAGCGCAGCTATGAAGTCAGTTTGGACTGGGCATTGCACAGCCGAAAAATCGTTATGTTGTGCTTAGTCGCGGTGATTGGTTTGAATGTTTATTTGTATACAGCCGTGCCCAAGGGATTTTTTCCGCAGCAAGACAGCGGCCGAATTACGGGCGGCATACGCGCTGATCAAAGTATTTCGTTCCAAGCCATGCAGGGCAAGCTCAAGCAATTGGTAGACATTATTCGGGTTGATCCTGCTGTTGCTACCGTGGTTGGTTTTACCGGCGGCGGGCGTGCTGGCGGCGGCTTTATGTTTATTACTTTATTGCCAGCCGATCAGCGCACCGAGTCTGGTCAAGCCGTGATTGCGCGGCTACGCCCATTGCTGGCCAAGGTAACGGGCGTAACCTTGTTTTTAAATCCGGTGCAAGATTTACGCGGTGGTGGGCGCTCCAGTAATTCGACTTACCAATACACGCTCAAAAGCGACAGCGCAGCAGACCTCAAACTCTGGTCCAACCGCCTAGCCGATCAGATGAAGCGCCAACCCGCATTGATTGATGTTGACAGTGACCAGCAAGAAAACGGCGTTGAAACGATGGTCACGGTGGACAAGGACAGTGCTGCGCGATTGGGCGTGACCTCTCGCGATGTAGACAACGCGCTTTACAACGCCTTTGGCCAGCGCCAAGTCGCGACGATTTACAGCGATATCAATCAATACCATGTGGTGATGGAAGTCGCGCCTGGCTTTATCCGTAGCCCAGAGTCGCTGCGCGATATTTATGTGCCGTCACGGCCGGTTGCTAACAGCAACACAACTTCCAGCGCAGCGCCTAACAACATCGTCAACCCTGCGCTGCGCGATCAGTCTACTGGTCAAGCATTGGGTGCTTCGCCCAACATCATGGTGCCGCTCTCGGCGATAGCGACTTTTTCAGAAAGCGCCAAGCCTTCTTCAGTCAGCCATCAAGATGGCGAGCTGGCCACTACCGTGTCTTACAACTTAGTCGAAGGTTTTACCCTCAACGATGGCCAAGCCGCAGTCGCCCAAGCCGAGGCCGAGATCGCCATGCCGAGCAATGTGCGCGGCAGTTTTCAAGGCTCAGCCCGCACTGCAGAGCAATCGCAAAGTCAGCAGCCGCTGTTAATCCTTGCCGCGCTGATAGTGATTTATTTGGTGTTGGGTGTTTTGTATGAAAGTCTTATCCACCCCATCACAGTCATTTCGACCTTGCCATCGGCGGGTATTGGCGCGCTGTTAGCGCTATTGATCTTCAAACTTGATTTCTCAGTCATAGCCTTGATTGGCGTTTTTCTCTTAATTGGCATCGTTAAGAAAAATGCTATTTTGATTATTGATTTTGCGATTGAGGCACAGCGTGCGCGTGGTTTGTCGGCCATGGAAGCGGTGCGCGAAGCGTGTTTGCTGCGCTTTCGTCCGATACTCATGACAACGCTTGCCGCCGCCTTAGGCGCGCTGCCGTTAGCGATTGGTTTTGGTGAGGGCGCAGAGTTACGCCGGCCACTCGGCATTGCGATTATTGGCGGGCTGATTGCTAGTCAATTGCTCACGCTGCTGACCACGCCGGTGGTCTATGTGTTAATGGACAAGCTGCGCCGCCCGGGCCAGTCCGAGCATGATTTAAGTCGCCAGTCTCAAGATGCCGATCAGTCCTTAAGCATGTCGAGCGAACCTTCGCCAACGCCATGA
- a CDS encoding efflux transporter outer membrane subunit yields the protein MRPFPFLSFFRATPLALASLAWLAGCAVGPDYQRPNAPEQASFKQAEGWTSAAPADALSRGPWWELFGDPVLNQLAAQVQVSNQNVAAAVAAYAQARALVQVQRSTIFPAVTLSGGATRSGSGGNTIVNSNGTVSSGGRVANNFQASLGASWEPDVWGRLGRAVNGAGATASASAADLVTATLSAQGELVVNYLSLRQSDVQKALLSQSIAAYERALQVTQNRYAAAIVSKTDVLQAQTQLANSRADAAGLDRQREQFEHAIAVLLGQAPGNFSLAPLSLLAMQVNAPVVPEIPLGLPSTLLQRRPDIAAAERRVAVANEQIGIAKSAYYPSFTLNASTGSGASRVADLFSAPSSLWSLGLSTAQSVFNAGATSARVDAAQAAQAQAVARYRQTVLSAFQGVEDQLSASRVLAEQQLLRREAATSADQVEQQILNRYTSGTIAYTEVITAQITALSARRALAQATADRQTTAVALIQALGGGWGGLASMQTAP from the coding sequence ATGCGCCCGTTCCCGTTTTTATCTTTCTTTCGCGCCACACCGCTGGCATTGGCCAGCTTGGCTTGGCTAGCTGGTTGTGCTGTTGGTCCCGACTACCAGCGGCCCAACGCGCCAGAGCAAGCCAGTTTTAAGCAGGCCGAGGGCTGGACCAGCGCCGCACCAGCCGATGCGCTGTCGCGTGGCCCGTGGTGGGAGCTGTTTGGCGACCCGGTGCTGAATCAGCTGGCCGCTCAGGTTCAAGTCTCCAATCAAAACGTCGCCGCAGCCGTGGCCGCCTATGCGCAAGCCCGAGCACTGGTGCAGGTGCAGCGATCGACGATTTTTCCGGCCGTCACGCTCAGCGGTGGTGCGACGCGTTCGGGCAGTGGCGGCAACACCATCGTCAACAGCAATGGCACGGTTTCCAGCGGTGGGCGTGTGGCGAATAACTTCCAAGCCAGTCTAGGCGCTAGTTGGGAGCCTGATGTGTGGGGCCGACTCGGTCGAGCGGTGAATGGTGCTGGCGCCACCGCCTCAGCCAGTGCGGCTGACTTGGTCACTGCAACGCTATCGGCCCAAGGCGAGTTAGTGGTTAACTACTTATCGCTGCGCCAGTCCGATGTGCAAAAAGCCTTGTTATCCCAAAGTATTGCGGCTTACGAGCGGGCTTTGCAGGTCACACAAAACCGCTACGCCGCCGCCATAGTTTCCAAGACCGATGTGCTGCAAGCGCAAACCCAACTGGCCAATTCACGTGCTGATGCGGCAGGTCTGGACAGACAGCGTGAGCAGTTTGAACACGCTATTGCGGTGCTGCTCGGCCAAGCGCCCGGCAACTTTAGCCTTGCACCTTTAAGTCTTTTAGCCATGCAAGTTAACGCACCAGTCGTGCCGGAGATACCGCTAGGTTTGCCCTCGACCTTGCTGCAGCGCCGACCGGATATCGCTGCCGCCGAGCGCCGCGTGGCGGTTGCCAATGAACAAATCGGGATTGCCAAAAGCGCGTACTACCCAAGTTTTACGCTCAATGCCTCAACCGGCTCTGGCGCTAGCCGCGTGGCCGATTTGTTTAGCGCGCCCAGCAGCTTGTGGTCGCTGGGCTTGTCAACAGCGCAAAGCGTTTTTAATGCCGGTGCTACCAGCGCCAGAGTGGACGCCGCACAAGCCGCACAAGCCCAAGCTGTCGCGCGATATCGGCAGACTGTGCTGAGCGCTTTTCAAGGCGTTGAAGACCAGCTTTCTGCCAGCCGAGTATTGGCTGAGCAGCAGCTGCTGCGCCGTGAGGCAGCAACTTCTGCCGACCAAGTAGAGCAACAGATTTTGAACCGCTACACCAGCGGCACGATTGCTTATACCGAAGTGATCACGGCACAGATCACCGCACTGAGTGCACGCCGCGCATTGGCCCAAGCCACGGCCGACCGGCAGACGACCGCGGTGGCGTTGATACAGGCTTTGGGTGGCGGCTGGGGCGGTTTGGCTTCGATGCAAACCGCGCCCTGA
- a CDS encoding response regulator, giving the protein MPLITYVVEDNPVIRESLISTLEKITPVNVVGFADTESQANNWLSSHPGEWQLAIVDLFLKQGTGLGVLKSCQQRKKHQKVVVLSNYATGEVRRRCAELGSDAVFDSASELNLLYDYCASVNRANTKS; this is encoded by the coding sequence ATGCCACTCATTACCTACGTCGTTGAAGACAATCCCGTGATCCGCGAAAGCTTGATCTCTACGCTTGAAAAGATAACGCCGGTCAATGTTGTTGGCTTTGCGGATACTGAAAGCCAAGCCAATAACTGGCTCTCTTCGCATCCCGGTGAGTGGCAGCTGGCGATAGTCGATTTATTCCTCAAGCAAGGTACGGGGCTGGGTGTTCTCAAGAGTTGTCAGCAGCGCAAGAAACATCAAAAAGTGGTGGTGCTGAGCAACTACGCGACTGGCGAAGTGCGCCGCCGCTGCGCCGAGCTAGGCTCGGACGCGGTGTTTGACAGCGCCAGCGAATTGAATCTTTTATATGACTATTGCGCCAGCGTTAATCGGGCGAATACTAAAAGTTAA
- a CDS encoding ATP-dependent DNA helicase, whose product MTSSPIYTVAVRALCEFTAKHGDLDLRFTPSPSAQEGMAGHALVASRRPEGYETEVSLEGHYKSLVVRGRADGYDPALNLLEEVKTFRGDLHNMAENRRTLHWAQLKIYGWLLCQQKGLDAINLSLVYFDVASLQETPITECIDALSLRHFFELHCERFLAWAEQELAHRLARDVALTDLKFPHPAFRAGQRELAEAVYKASHAGVCLLAQATTGIGKTIGTVFPLLKSMPKQRQDKLFFLAAKTPGRQLALEALGLLQQASALPLRALELVSREKSCEHPDKACHGDSCPLARGFYDRLPAARSAAVLHAQSGSILDKFRLRELALAHQVCPYYLSQELVRWSDVVVGDYNYYFDSSAMLFTMSQLWQWRVSVLVDEAHNLLERGRKMYSASMDQSVLRALHATAPKAVKKVLERLDKSLSELHKTQVAVWQVYPEIPIDFLKTLQLALSNITDFMLANPTRMDGALQDFYFEALHFSRMADAFGPHSLFDISLLDKPDQPLALAQGCAVLNIRNILPAPFLAPRFLLARTVTLFSATLSPRIFYRTTLGLPDDSAWIDVNSPFTAAQLKVAAVSNISTRFQHRDASLERIADLMARQYQTEPGNYLAFTSSYDYLEKLEKLFKQRYPFISCWSQTRQMDEAGRDQFLARFSAQSQGIGFAVLGGAFAEGVDLPGRRLIGAFIATLGMPQVNAINEEMKNRLASYMNQSGQATHSILAYNYTYLYPGLQKVVQAAGRVIRTPSDMGVIYLMDDRFNKAEVRALLPAWWKVERLHAP is encoded by the coding sequence ATGACCTCAAGTCCAATTTATACCGTCGCCGTGCGTGCACTCTGCGAATTTACCGCCAAACACGGTGACTTAGACCTGCGCTTTACGCCCTCTCCTTCTGCACAAGAAGGCATGGCCGGTCACGCGTTGGTGGCCTCGCGCCGACCCGAAGGTTACGAGACGGAAGTCAGCCTAGAAGGCCACTATAAAAGCCTTGTAGTGCGTGGCCGCGCCGATGGCTATGACCCGGCGCTCAATTTGCTGGAAGAAGTCAAAACCTTCCGAGGTGACCTTCACAACATGGCCGAGAATCGGCGCACGCTGCACTGGGCTCAACTCAAGATTTACGGTTGGTTGCTGTGCCAGCAAAAAGGCTTGGACGCGATTAATTTGTCGTTGGTTTATTTTGATGTCGCCAGTCTGCAAGAAACGCCGATCACCGAATGTATTGATGCACTGAGTTTGAGACATTTTTTTGAGCTGCACTGTGAACGCTTTTTAGCTTGGGCAGAACAAGAATTAGCCCACCGTCTGGCACGCGATGTAGCGCTGACTGACTTGAAGTTTCCCCACCCAGCGTTTAGAGCCGGTCAACGCGAACTCGCCGAAGCCGTCTACAAAGCCAGTCACGCCGGTGTTTGCCTGCTAGCCCAAGCCACTACCGGCATTGGTAAGACGATAGGCACGGTGTTTCCGCTGCTCAAATCCATGCCTAAGCAGCGCCAAGACAAGCTATTTTTTCTGGCCGCTAAAACCCCCGGCAGACAACTTGCATTAGAAGCGCTGGGCTTGCTCCAGCAAGCCAGCGCGTTACCGCTCAGAGCGTTAGAGCTGGTGTCTCGCGAGAAGTCTTGTGAACACCCAGACAAGGCTTGTCATGGCGACTCCTGCCCACTGGCGCGTGGCTTTTACGATCGCTTGCCAGCCGCCCGCAGTGCGGCTGTTTTGCACGCACAAAGCGGCTCAATATTGGATAAATTTAGGCTGCGCGAATTGGCCTTGGCGCATCAAGTCTGCCCCTATTATTTGAGTCAAGAATTGGTGCGCTGGAGCGACGTTGTAGTGGGCGACTACAACTACTACTTTGACAGCAGCGCCATGCTTTTCACCATGAGCCAGCTCTGGCAATGGCGGGTCAGCGTACTGGTAGACGAGGCTCACAATCTGCTCGAACGCGGCCGCAAAATGTACTCGGCCAGCATGGATCAGAGTGTGCTGCGCGCACTGCATGCAACCGCACCCAAGGCGGTTAAAAAAGTATTAGAACGGTTAGATAAAAGTTTGAGCGAGTTGCACAAAACGCAAGTTGCTGTCTGGCAGGTGTATCCAGAAATACCGATTGATTTTCTTAAAACACTGCAACTAGCGCTGAGCAATATCACCGACTTCATGCTCGCCAATCCAACCCGCATGGACGGCGCGCTACAAGACTTTTATTTTGAGGCTTTGCATTTCTCGCGCATGGCTGATGCGTTTGGTCCGCACTCTCTGTTTGACATCAGTTTGCTGGATAAGCCCGATCAGCCACTCGCGCTTGCCCAAGGCTGCGCAGTGCTAAACATACGCAACATACTGCCCGCGCCATTTTTAGCACCGCGCTTTTTATTGGCCCGAACGGTGACGCTTTTTTCTGCGACTTTGAGTCCACGTATTTTCTACCGCACGACGCTAGGCCTGCCTGATGACAGCGCTTGGATAGACGTCAACTCGCCATTCACAGCGGCACAATTAAAAGTCGCAGCGGTGAGCAATATATCGACGCGCTTTCAACATCGGGACGCATCGCTTGAGCGCATTGCCGACCTGATGGCGCGCCAATACCAAACAGAGCCGGGCAATTATTTGGCCTTTACCAGTAGCTACGACTACCTGGAAAAACTCGAAAAACTGTTTAAACAGCGCTACCCCTTCATTAGCTGTTGGTCACAAACACGGCAGATGGACGAGGCCGGTCGGGATCAGTTTTTAGCCCGTTTTAGCGCGCAATCTCAAGGCATAGGTTTTGCAGTATTGGGCGGCGCATTTGCTGAAGGCGTGGATCTGCCGGGTCGTCGTTTGATCGGCGCTTTCATCGCCACCTTAGGCATGCCGCAAGTCAACGCCATCAATGAAGAAATGAAAAATCGCTTGGCCAGTTATATGAATCAATCGGGTCAAGCCACGCATTCCATACTGGCCTACAACTACACCTATCTATACCCGGGCCTGCAAAAAGTCGTGCAAGCCGCCGGACGGGTGATACGCACACCGTCAGACATGGGTGTGATCTACCTGATGGATGACCGCTTTAATAAGGCCGAAGTACGGGCATTACTGCCAGCTTGGTGGAAAGTTGAGCGACTGCATGCGCCTTGA
- a CDS encoding FKBP-type peptidyl-prolyl cis-trans isomerase: MRLLPRLAALGLLAASSIALLPAAWAQTDAALTASAKEANAMVTNSGLVFRSLKDGTGASPKATDTVKVHYRGSFPDGREFDSSYKRNEPTEFPLNRVIPCWTEGVQLMKIGGKAKLTCPSSIAYGKRGAGGTIPPDATLVFEIELLAINGK; this comes from the coding sequence ATGCGTTTACTGCCACGCCTTGCAGCCTTAGGCCTTTTGGCCGCTTCTAGCATTGCGCTACTTCCCGCCGCTTGGGCACAAACGGATGCGGCTCTGACCGCCTCGGCCAAAGAAGCCAATGCCATGGTCACCAATAGCGGCTTGGTTTTTCGATCACTCAAAGACGGCACTGGTGCTAGCCCAAAAGCGACCGATACGGTCAAGGTACATTACCGCGGCAGCTTTCCGGACGGCCGCGAATTTGACAGCTCTTACAAACGCAACGAACCCACCGAGTTCCCACTTAACCGCGTCATCCCTTGCTGGACTGAGGGCGTGCAGCTGATGAAGATTGGCGGCAAAGCCAAGCTGACCTGCCCATCAAGCATTGCCTACGGCAAGCGCGGCGCTGGCGGCACGATACCGCCAGACGCGACCTTGGTGTTTGAAATTGAGTTGCTGGCCATCAACGGTAAATAA
- a CDS encoding efflux RND transporter permease subunit, with amino-acid sequence MSPSRPFIQRPVATALLMLAIVLAGLLGFKLLPLSALPQVDYPTIQVQTLYPGASPDVMAQTVSAPLERQFGQMSGLERMSSTSSAGVSLVTLQFGLGIALDVAEQEVQAAINAGGSLLPADLPAPPVYAKVNPADAPVLTLAITSDSLPLTEVQNLVNTRLALKISQVSGVGLVTLSGGQRPAVRIQVDTRALASFGLALDSLRTAISAANANGAKGSIDGPTRAYSINSNDQLLTAQDYKSLIISYRNGAPVRLGDVAKVIDSAENNLLGAWSGNTPAIILNVQRQPGANVIATVDAIKARLPELQAGLPASLKVEVLSDRTKGIRASVLHVEFELMLAVLLVVLVIFAFLHSLRATIIASLAVPISLIGACGVMYLLGYSLNNLSLMALTIATGFVVDDAIVMIENISRYIEEGEAPMAAALKGASQIGFTIISLTVSLLAVLIPLVFMGDVVGRLFREFAITLGITILISALVSLTLVPMMSARWLKATAPKTAAQKGRAQKFFDAVMIRYDSALVWVFKRQALTLLVALSTLLLTVLLYVLIPKGLFPTQDTGQLQARLEAAQSVSFARMAELQQAAGRLILQDPDVASLSSFVGVDAANNTMLNNGRMLINLKSDRVGTQQETMDRLRRSVQTVAGITLYLQPTQDLTIDAETGPTQFRVSVEGANNNLVVLWANKLAQRMRELPELRNVASSAGATSASAFITVDRDTAARLGISTASIDDAFYSAFGQRIVSTIFTETNQYRVILEAMPGQHNTPESLGSLQLKTGAGGTTPLSAIASIDERQAPLQITRVAQFPATTLGFDTAPGVALGQAVEKVRQASLDIKMPASVSVTFLGAAGAYQNSLANQLWLILAAVVCVYIVLGVLYESYIHPLTILSTLPSAGVGALLALMISGSDLGVIGIIGIILLIGIVKKNAIMMIDFAIDAERTQGKSAQEAIHQAALLRFRPILMTTLAALFAALPLMLGWGEGAELRRPLGLAIFGGLILSQILTLFTTPVIYLGFDRLAKRFKSKDSA; translated from the coding sequence ATGAGTCCCTCACGTCCGTTTATCCAGCGCCCGGTCGCCACCGCGCTGCTGATGCTGGCCATTGTGCTGGCTGGTTTGCTTGGCTTTAAGCTGCTGCCGCTGTCAGCCCTGCCGCAAGTGGACTACCCCACGATTCAGGTGCAAACGCTATACCCTGGCGCCAGTCCTGATGTGATGGCCCAGACTGTGAGTGCGCCGCTAGAGCGCCAGTTCGGCCAGATGTCTGGCTTGGAGCGCATGAGTTCAACCAGTTCAGCCGGCGTCTCCTTGGTCACGCTGCAGTTTGGACTAGGCATCGCGCTAGATGTGGCCGAGCAAGAAGTGCAGGCCGCGATTAACGCCGGCGGCTCCTTGCTTCCAGCCGACTTGCCCGCACCACCGGTTTACGCCAAGGTCAACCCAGCGGATGCGCCGGTGTTGACGCTAGCCATTACCTCGGACAGTCTGCCGCTGACCGAGGTGCAAAACTTGGTTAATACGCGCTTGGCGCTCAAAATCAGTCAAGTTTCTGGCGTCGGTTTGGTCACTCTCAGCGGTGGCCAGCGTCCTGCCGTGCGAATACAGGTTGATACCCGTGCATTGGCTTCCTTCGGGCTGGCACTGGACTCTTTGCGCACTGCCATCTCGGCCGCCAACGCGAATGGTGCAAAAGGCAGTATTGACGGGCCTACCCGCGCTTACAGCATCAATTCAAACGACCAACTGCTCACCGCCCAAGACTATAAAAGCCTGATTATTTCTTACCGCAACGGCGCGCCGGTGCGGCTTGGCGATGTGGCCAAGGTAATTGACAGCGCGGAAAATAATTTACTCGGCGCTTGGAGCGGCAACACGCCCGCCATTATTTTGAATGTGCAGCGCCAACCCGGTGCGAATGTGATCGCCACGGTGGATGCCATCAAAGCGCGCCTGCCCGAGTTGCAAGCCGGCTTGCCAGCGAGCCTAAAAGTCGAAGTCCTTAGCGACCGCACCAAAGGCATACGCGCTTCTGTTTTGCATGTTGAGTTTGAATTAATGCTGGCCGTGCTGCTGGTAGTGCTGGTGATTTTTGCTTTTTTGCATAGCCTGCGCGCCACCATCATCGCCAGTTTAGCCGTGCCGATTTCGCTGATTGGCGCTTGCGGCGTGATGTATTTATTGGGCTACAGCTTAAATAATCTAAGCCTGATGGCGCTGACGATTGCCACTGGTTTTGTGGTCGATGACGCCATCGTGATGATTGAGAACATCTCCCGCTATATCGAAGAAGGCGAAGCGCCCATGGCCGCCGCGCTCAAAGGCGCGAGTCAAATTGGTTTTACGATTATTTCCCTGACCGTGTCTTTGCTCGCCGTGCTGATACCGCTGGTGTTTATGGGCGATGTGGTGGGCCGGTTGTTTCGTGAGTTCGCCATCACGCTAGGCATCACGATTTTGATTTCTGCACTGGTGTCTTTAACGCTAGTGCCCATGATGTCGGCGCGCTGGCTTAAAGCGACAGCGCCCAAAACAGCGGCGCAAAAAGGCCGTGCGCAGAAATTTTTTGACGCCGTGATGATTCGCTACGACTCGGCTTTGGTCTGGGTTTTTAAGCGCCAAGCACTAACCCTGCTGGTGGCTTTATCGACTTTGCTGCTGACGGTTCTGCTTTATGTGCTCATTCCCAAGGGCTTGTTTCCAACCCAAGACACGGGTCAGTTGCAAGCTAGGCTTGAGGCCGCGCAATCAGTCTCTTTTGCGCGCATGGCTGAACTTCAACAAGCCGCTGGCCGGCTGATTTTGCAAGACCCGGATGTTGCGTCGCTTAGCTCTTTTGTCGGCGTAGATGCAGCGAACAACACCATGCTGAACAACGGCCGAATGTTGATAAATCTCAAATCTGACCGAGTCGGCACGCAGCAAGAAACCATGGATAGATTGCGGCGCAGCGTGCAGACGGTTGCTGGCATCACTTTGTATTTGCAGCCCACCCAAGACTTGACCATAGACGCGGAAACCGGCCCGACTCAGTTTCGGGTTTCAGTAGAAGGCGCGAACAATAATTTAGTCGTGTTGTGGGCTAACAAACTAGCCCAACGCATGCGCGAGTTACCCGAGTTGCGCAACGTAGCATCTAGCGCTGGTGCGACCAGCGCCTCGGCTTTCATCACGGTTGACCGTGACACGGCAGCGCGCTTAGGCATTTCTACTGCGTCGATTGATGATGCGTTTTACAGCGCTTTTGGCCAACGCATTGTGTCTACTATTTTTACTGAGACGAATCAGTACCGGGTCATCTTGGAAGCCATGCCGGGTCAGCACAACACGCCCGAATCGTTGGGCAGTTTGCAGCTTAAAACCGGCGCTGGTGGCACCACGCCGTTGTCGGCCATAGCCAGTATTGATGAGCGTCAAGCGCCGCTGCAAATCACGCGTGTCGCTCAGTTCCCCGCCACCACACTGGGTTTTGATACCGCGCCCGGTGTTGCGCTGGGTCAAGCGGTTGAGAAAGTTCGACAAGCCAGCTTAGACATCAAAATGCCGGCCAGCGTCAGCGTGACTTTCTTGGGTGCAGCTGGTGCTTACCAAAACTCGCTGGCGAACCAGCTCTGGCTGATTTTGGCCGCAGTCGTATGCGTCTACATCGTGCTGGGTGTGCTGTATGAAAGTTATATCCACCCGCTGACGATTCTCTCTACTTTGCCGTCAGCTGGTGTGGGTGCTTTGTTGGCGCTGATGATTAGCGGCTCTGACTTAGGCGTGATTGGCATCATCGGCATTATTTTGCTGATTGGCATAGTCAAGAAAAACGCCATCATGATGATTGACTTTGCCATAGACGCCGAGCGCACCCAAGGCAAGTCAGCGCAAGAGGCGATTCACCAAGCGGCTTTGCTGCGCTTTAGACCGATTCTCATGACCACGCTGGCAGCGCTGTTCGCTGCCTTGCCCTTGATGCTGGGCTGGGGCGAGGGCGCAGAACTACGCCGACCGCTGGGGCTGGCGATTTTTGGCGGCTTGATTTTGAGCCAGATACTCACGCTGTTCACCACACCGGTTATTTATCTGGGCTTTGATCGTTTGGCCAAGCGCTTTAAATCCAAGGACAGTGCGTGA